The genomic stretch TCactatttcctttgtctaCTTTCATATACGAACATGCTTCATTACGCGGGTAGAACTCTTTTGCCTGGAGCGAGGTAATTTTGTCGATGCTGGCTTCGCCTCGGCAGTTGCCATTGTTGCATTCCAACGATAGTCGAACAGTTCTAAGGCAGGTATGTAACAAAGGAGGGTCGGGAATTGTACTTAAAATCTAATATATTCGGGTCTTGGATCGGTcctgattatatatataaattgATAATTAAATCATCTATCCTATTCTAGAGTTCgttcaccatctccaaaaAGCGGACGAAATATGGTTTCGTAAGAACCCCACATTGCGGTTATTATGATATCCGACAGCTTCATCAACCAATGCGGACTGCGACCATCCGGACCGGCAAGAATCCTTGAGAGTCTGAGCATCAGGAGCATAAGTGGACCCCACGTTACTAAAAATATCGACTTGCCTATCTTTTGACGAACAGTTGTAATACGATATGTTGGTACTCGAGAGAGATGCGTTCGATAAGAGACAGGGAGATTATGCTCGGCTGCCCCTGTGAGGATCAAATTAAGGTAGCGAGCGGATGGCTGAGAGTAGCCAGGCTTCCGCACAGCGGGCCCAGATCGCGGGACGAATGAATGTGTTCGCTGTGCATAAGCGCGCCGGGATATCTCGTCTAGGCTCGTGACAGGAGCGAGAAGGGTATGTGCCTTGAACGGTTTCGATTCTGGACAGTCAGGAATAGGCTCGGTTGGGTCGTAAGATTCAGCGAATGGATAGCAGTCTATAACGATGTCCTTGTATCCATTCCCGCCTCCTTCTGTCGCTATTATGCGAGCGTAGTCGGTAAGAGTGACCTCGTACACAACACCGACGAGAGGATCATCGGGTAGATAATCATGCTCTCGTTGTGAAATGAGCACCGTCTTTTCCGATGTTAGATCGCCTTCCAAATCACTATCTGTGATATCGGCTGTATCCGTTCCCTTGCATGAGGCGTCGCGGAATTGACTCGCTGCGAAGCAAGGCTCGAGGTACGGTAGTCCAGGGAGATCGAAGGTTAACCGTAATTCAGGCACGATGACGTTGATCTGAGAGAGGGGTTTAATGCCTCGCATCCCCAGGAACGTCTTCGAAGCCAGATTTGAGCCATAGGCTAGGTATAGGACAGTTTCCTGCGGAGGATACGGTTCGCTTTGGTCATCGTGTCGACTGAGAACTTTAGGTAGGTGTTCGGTAAGGTGTTCGTCTCTCTCGAGGGAATGTTCCGCGACTGACGCTCGCCGTCTGTTAGATGTTGTCTCGGGAAGGTGACAACTCGTCGCTTCGGATGTTGTATTCTTGCTGCGGGCCCCAGGAATCAGTTCCCATAACCGCTCGAATGTGCCACGTATTGATGAGGCTGATGGAACGACGACATCAGAGCCATCTTCCTTGAGCTGATTTTCAGGATATGATACACCCATGTTAAGATAACCTGCTAATGATCAATTGAATGGAGAAATTGTGATATAGGAAACCTCAGCCGCAAGGCGAGTCCGCTACAATTTAAGGGTTAGTCAACCTCGTGTCGGGGAATAAGCAGACCAATCATCATGCCGTCTGGCTATCatgcttctccttccacgTAAACACTTAATGGCCTATTTTGTGTCCAAGGATGGATATTAGAGTCGGGGCGCGGAGCGAACGATTGCCGACTCGGATCGGATCTTTCATAGACCGTGCTTGATTACAATACCAGACAGATCACATTGGTAATCAAGCTCATGCCTCGTTGACTCTTCTCCTGAGAGAATTGGTACGAATAGCAGTCGCGAACAGTCCGTAAGTAATGGATATCGAACTGGGTAAATGATAGCTTAAATAGTATGGAACTTCCAATGAGCTGCGATGGTGCCATCTGCGCTACAATGTCAAAATCTGGGGTTTTATGCTTATGGTGTGTTGCACCTCTTCCAAGGGTTCTTGGCAGAGGGCCCTGGCACTTGCCCTCTTTTAGTGGATCCGTCCAGTAAATAAAGGACTCCTCTTTCTATCCTCTCACTAACAAAGTTTTCAAACAAGATGGTGTTCAACAATTGTGCCCAGAATTTGCAGACACACAGGTCACAAACTTAGCGTTTCGTCAAATATTGACACTCTAAATATTGGAAAATATACAGTAGTTCGGGCGAAATATGTCTGTAAGATATGGGACCCTTTGATAAATTCTGGTTCTTCTATAATACTGGGTTGGCTCTGGTGGATACATAAGTCAAGCTCCTGAAGCTCATGTCTTCTAAATCATAATCAGACCTGCGACGAGCCAGGCTCTGTTGCGCCTTCCATGGAAACCTCACAGAAGAACGTTCAGCGGATGCTGTCGTGAGTGAGAGTTTGCACTTTGAGAAGCTCTGTAAGTCCAACGACTCATAGGACCTTCCCAAATTTGTTTGTAGACTTAAGTTTCCTGTTTGATTGACAGGATCATGTGATGGCACAATCACTTCTATACACACACACCAGCATTCTCTATGACAATTACCCTTATGGAAAGGACTTTTCATTCACAGGTTTCTATCAGCTCATAAGCACAAAATGGAAACGTGTTTCGGCGCAGACAACGATGACCAAAACTCCGTTTATATGGCAGAGCTGAACTTAGTCACTCAACTAAGAAATGCAGCTACAGAAACCGAAGGAGATGTGGGAATACAGTCAGTGCCACGGGATCAGACGTATCTCTATGTTTCATCGCTTAACAGTATGTAGTTTTTCGGGTGAAACGGTTGAGCACTTGTTACGCGATGAAACCCCTCTAGAGATCAATAACGTCAACGAGATCGAATTGAGCgtttcaacaacaaaatcCAAAACTCAAAGATCGTCATCGGCCGTGGTGTCTCTGGACACGGCAGAGGTGGTAGTAAGGAAGTCCAAGCGCATTTCTGAGGCGAGGGCCCGGTCCAACGAGTCAGCCGCAACTGCGAGCCAAAATAGGCAACTAATGAACAGGAATAAGCCAAGCACCTTGTCCTTTAGCAACAGAAATAACCCCCAGTTGTCTAATACGCAGGAATCGTTGATTTTTCATACTCGAAGAGCCTATAGAAGGGTATATGCTGCCCATCGTAAGGCAGCCGTCGACTGGGATGAAGACCTGCGCCCGAGCGGCGAGTCGGAACTTAGCAAGGGAGACGAACTTACACCGGTGTCTTCGCCGACttctggaaaaagaacagCATTTTATAAGAAACCGGTTATGGACCAGAAAGGGATCCGCGAAGCAAGCTCTTCTGCTGGGAATCGCCGGAGGCCACTAGCACAAAGGACCGGCAGTGCTATTAAGGAAAGAGGCTGTATATCAAAGGCTGTATCTTACGACGTGAGCGTCAACAAAGCGATTGAAGTGCCTGGATATAAACGTGGGCTGAGGAACCTCGAGAATATTGGAATCCGAAATGAAGACCACAGTAGCTCATCGGACAGTGAACATTCCGTCTCTGGAAAATGTGCAACGGATGATGGTAATCTCATTGAGATCTTAGCGAAGGGTGAAACTTCTTGGCTGAAAATCGAAGAGCATAGTCAGCATGCGCCAGTGCCTAACCTCGCCGTCCATAGCGGCGACGATCATGGGGATGATGCACACGCTCATGTCACAGATTCTGATGCTTCTGGGCCCTCACAAACACCTCCTAAACCTCGGTTACTAGGGGCAAAGCGTATAGGGAGAGGCCAGAGTATTGGTGGAAAGCTCGCTGCAGCTTTCCAACTAGAGGAAGCGTTATCACGATGTAAACGATATCATAACCATGGACATGATGCACCTCCTGATCGCAAGAGCCAGAGCAACCCTGAAGCAGCGACATCATCAGCCCCATCCATTGAAGTACCTCCTAGAGAAAAACTACTTGCTGAACCAATTTTATCAGAaaatgatgaggatgaggatggccaCTATGTGGTCCCGCGAAGCTCAGATACAGATAGACTGAACCTTTTTATAGGCCAGAAACGCCCGGAAGAAGTACgggaaacaaagcaaaataACAGCCAGGGGGTTTTAAGAGAGACCGAGATGATATCGGCTAGCATAGAAACAGTAGCCTTGGGTGACGGGCGATGGGAAACTAgagcaggagcagatggatTCATGTCTCCTACCAATTCGAGACAAAGCCCACGTCATGCTCAACCACGTTGCGGAGACACCCCAATTATCCGATCTGATCACAGCAGTTCAATTAGCTCTAGCGAGGCGGCTAGAAGTAAATCGTGCAGCGGAAGCGACGAGAGTGCTCTTGGTCCTGAGAGTTCTGGTATAATGAGAGCAGTTATATCAGGCCACAGTGTCCCAGTTTCCACCAAATCTCTTCTGCCCCACGACAGTCAACAGGCGCAGGAGCGCACTGCGGAGCATCAAAGGACGACACCAAGAAAGAGTATTGTCGATCCATATGGAAGCCCACGACTCCTATCACATATGGAGAATAAACTTATAATTTCTGATGGTACGGTACATTGCGAAGGCCAATCTGGACAGCTGACACAAGATGTAAAGCAAAGCCCAGCTAGAAGCATTGTTGAAGAGTCTGGCTATGATGGAAGTATTGAAGAGAGTTTCGTTGAAGTGCCCGATGCTAGAAACACGCTGGCTACCACTACGTGTGGTGAGAGTTATGGCGTGCGCATAGGAGACCCGTTCGCACAAGGGCCCATTTTACCAAAGAGCTGTGAGGGCCAGACAAGGAGCGTCCGCCGGAATTTCTTTAGAGCAGCCTCAGAACCCCATAGGCAACACAGCCGAGTTGATATTGCGGGCCAGGGTCCATATCAATCCCTGTCGCAAGAAGAGCTGTCCTCTATTGATCCCCCCTGGGATACAGCGGTAACATCGAGCACTCATGCCAAAGCCCTCAAAGAGACGAATGGGGATACGAGCCTACAAGAACTGCAAAGGTATACACAGAGCATGTTACTCGATTCTAGTAATGTGAGTCAAATTGTGCATGATATAAAGTAGACCTAGCGCATCTGCTAATTAGGTGAAGCGTCTGAAGCGCGGGTTAGAAACTGAGAAGCAAACAGTCCATGGTGTCTTGGAGACATATCGCCGACAGTGCCACCGCGTACTCGATCAGCTTTTTGAGGCACAAGAAGAACGAATGAAACTATGTAAGCAGCAGATGAACATGATCAGAGATCACCATGCAAACGTCTGTCAAGAGTTAATTCATCGCCTGGAAGCCACCGAGCGGTGTGCTCGGAAGAGGACAAACTCGCAGTTAAGCtcagaagaaaggaaggcAAAAAAGCACAAAAGCGCTTGAAGCTAGCTGTCTTCTCATAGTTTGCAGAGTGCCGACCACGCCCTGAAGGCCCTGTTGCTGCTCCCTAGATTGGCTGTTTTATTATTACCTTGGAAAGACAACGGTGTGCATCATCGATAACCCAAAGTCATGCTAGCCCTTATTACTTTCCTGAATGGAGATCATGAGCACAAATGGAAGCTCTGAATTCCACGTAGGTCGTACTGTGCGATGCCTCAGAGGGCACTAGAGAGGATTTGGTGGTAGAAGTATCATTATGCTCCCCTGCAAGGATTGGCGTCGATGAGATGAGGCACGCAGTGAAGGACTTACGGATTTAATTCCGGGTGTTCAATGCTAGATAGTCAACTTGGTGGCTCCACCCTGTGGGATATACGGAATTAGAGTTGATGTGGGCAGCGAATGACGATCCAGCCAATGGAGTTGACCAACCTGAGGCATGCGCAAGGGTCCGATCAACCCGATTCACGTGCGAGACGTTGACCGATAAGGCAGGTATGACTCGTCACGGGCGCCGACATAGGAGTTCTGTTacccaagaaaaaatagaAGGATCGTAagatctcctttttttttttaaaaaaaattctTAACTCACTTGTGTTTGTTATCATACCCTTCTTAAGATACCCCGTTCGGAGTTTCATTGCTTCGGactcttgttccttttcctcaatTGCTCCAAGATAATCAATAccgtttgttttctctcgGTGCCCCTCTCTACCCCTCTCAACATTTATCAATTGATCTCTGCAAATCTTCCCCCCGCCGCCCAACATGTCTGTGAGTCAATTCTGCGCCACGATTTTATCAATTGCCTGAACAGCTACTCAACCAATTGCACAGTTCTTCATCGAAAATCCCAATGTAGGGGACACCAACCATCTGGAGGACTCGAGAAGTAAGTCGATCTCCTAACTGCGCATTATGAAGTCGCATCACTCGGGGACGGTCGATCGCTAAACGTACGCAGTTCGAGGATATAACCCTCTGACACCCCCCAACCTTCTCCAACATGAGATTGCTATGACAGAAACTTCCAGACAGACGGTCTTGCAAGCCCGTCAGGAGGCTAGCGCAGTCGTTCATGGCACCGACACCGACAAGCGCCGTCTGCTGGTCGTAGTGGGACCCTGCTCGATTCACGATCCCGAAATGGCCCTTGAATACTGTGACCGTCTTTTAaaactgaaggagaaataCAAGGATGAGCTTTTGATTGTCATGCGTGCCTACCTGGAGAAGCCACGTACCACTGTTGGCTGGAAGGGTCTCATAAACGACCCCGATATCGACAACAgcttcaagatcaacaagggTCTGCGCACATCTCGCCAACTTTTCGTCGATCTGACCAACAAGGGCATGCCCATTGCTAGCGAGATGCTGGACACTATCTCCCCGCAGTTCCTGGCTGACTGTCTCTCCGTTGGTGCGGTTGGCGCGCGGACAACCGAGTCCCAGGTCCACCGTGAGCTGGCTTCtggtctttccttccccgTTGGATTCAAGAACGGCACCGATGGCTCTTTGGATGTTGCAGTGGATGCCATTGGCTCGGTCAAGCACCCCCATCACTTCCTCTCCGTCACCAAGCCTGGTGTTGTCTCCATCGTCGGCACCGTGGGTAACCCCGACTGTTTCGTCATCCTCCGTGGTGGAAAGAAGGGCCCCAACTACGATGCTCAGAGCATCGCCGAGGCCAAGGCCAAACTTTCTGCACAGGGCATGGAGCCCCGTCTCATGGTGGACTGCAGCCACGGTAACTCGCAAAAGAACCACAAGAACCAGCCCAAGGTGGCTGCTGTGCTCGCGGAACAGATCGCTGCGGGTGAGACCGCAATCATGGGTGTCATGATCGAGAGTAACATCAACGAGGGTAAGCTTTCCATTTCCGCTACGAGTGTTGGAGTCCTATTGCTAATTGTCGTCTTACAGGTAACCAGAAGGTCCCGCCTGAGGGCAAGGCCGGCCTCAAGTACGGTGTCAGTATCACCGATGCTTGCATTCACTGGGAAGACACGGAAGCTGTTCTTGAGAACCTCGCCCAGGCCGTTCGTACtcggaaagagaaattggcGGTCAACAACTAGATCCACGCAAAAAGCTAAAATTTCGACTTAATTTTCTCAACTGCTTGATTAACCGAGCAGAGCTTATATTTTGAGCCATATTCTTCCGGTGTTGGAAAATGGGTTGGGCCATGATAGCGTTCTGTGAATAAAAGTACGATTCGGTTTCAATACATGGGATATGTTATACCATTGAACGAACACTCTTCCATCGTAATCAGCTACAACTCCCCCCGCAAGAATAAGCATAAATACTCTGACGATCCCGGATGCTAAGTGGCTAAGTGCCCGAGATTATGGGGGCACGATGGATCCGACTAGTAGCTACATGACTTACCCCAGAAACCAAAGCAACCCCCAGACACTCTCCACTCCATCCTCTCACAATCCCTCTATATACAAAACTCAACATATCTCAACACCATAACAATGCCCACACACCCCTATTACTCTACCATGGCGGAGATCCCTAACTACATCCCCAACGACAAAAGAACGTTCGAACTAGTCTCAATATTCGCCCTCACCTGTAGCATAATACTAACTATAACCTACGCATTCGTCCTCACCAAGCACCCTCAAATCTCCAAATCCGACCTCCTAACCACTCTCTGGTTCGTCCTCTTCACGTACACTCCAACACCCCAATCCAACCCAACCCATAACTAAGAAAGGtaacaataaaaagaaaaaaagaaaagaaaaaagaaaaacaggaaGCTTCACCCACCTCTTCTTAGAAAGCTACTACACCTTCAactttctctccctcccctcaCAGCAACCGTTTGGAAAGAATACGACCTAAGCTTGGGGCAGTTGTATGGGGATGTGCTGTATTATGCGAATGCGGGTTTTGAGAGTGTAGTCTTTGGGCTTGAGCATTCTAGGTCTAAAGTGGAGTATTTTTGGGGTTATTTTGTCTTTTTGAATGCTTTTTGGgttgtggttctttttggtaggttttcttttctttgggttaTTGGGggtgttgggttgggttggtgcTGGGTTGGTGCTGACTTCTCATTAGGGTTAAGGTTGTTGTGGGAGAGTATTGTCGATTGGCGATGTTAAGATGAGGgatgggaggaggaaggtgGTGTACGGTTTGATCGTCTTAGGGTTGATTTAGTTGGGTTTGAATTGTGGGATTAGACTGAGGTTGTGGATTGTATTATGGATTATTGTGTTTTTATTAGATTATAAGAGGGTATAGAATTCTAATGAATGCTTTTTTAGATATATGGTTCTTTAGATGAACTTCATTCAAGATGGAGAGAACGTTTATAGCAATGTTTTCTATGGTTATGCATATGTTTGTCCTGTGTATGAACTTCAAGGATAGTAAATGGCATATTGATGGCTCTCACTCATGTAGATCAGTGCAGTTCGGTGATCATATGGGATAACTGTCGCTAGACTCCAAGAAGCAAACTATACCAGTTTTCGCAAGACTATCTTGAGTTGGTATTATATGTACACCCCAAAGTACAGGGACACATTCCTTTGAGCATACTTTCCAGAAGCCGCTCATTTAGACTTACTTTCATCCATTGACAGCACGTCCGTCGAGCATTATCAAAATCACGAGGGTCCAACATGAAGAATACCTGCAGCAAAATCTCAGGCGGTACAATATTCGCGGCAGGGCGAGAAACGGGCACTGCCTTGTCAATTGTTCGAGACCAAGCTTTGCAGGTTAGGCGTAAAGATTGACGGGTTTCACGAGGGATAAAATCGAGCAATCTTCTAGTCACGATTCGCAGAAATATAGGCCCCTGTGAGATACTCTGAGGGCTGAGACAATTTTCTGACGCCAGACGAGAGCTAAATGCTGACCCCAGATGCGAAGCTTTAATTGAACCTGACGCAATTCTATCGGCGCTCTCATTACCGTGCTCATTCTCAGGCATCAAGCTAGAACTCATATCTAGCAGCCTTTGTAGCAATGGTCTGAGAGATTAAATGCAGGAAGCTCTAGGCACTTTCGCCGGGATGTATAGATGACTGCGATGTGAACGATAGGAATTCAGCACCACTGGCGTCTGAGTGAAAGTAACGACGAATGACGACTATCAGCAGAAGAATGGACGATCCTTGTGCCCCAAGAATTTGGAATTATATCAAATCAACGAAGATCGGCTTTCACTGAGACTGAGCTGCTCCGTCGAAGTTTGCTCGCCGATAATCATGCGCTGTCAACAGCCGACCTGCACCGCTGGCCAGCTATGCCAGGTTTCGCTATAGCtaggtcttcttttccatacCATAGGTGAATGGTTCCCTACAAACGAGCTGCAGACAAAGTAGGCAATGAATGCACTAATACAAGAGAAGTAAGGCGTAAATACCGGATTGTCTTACAGCTATAGACGAAACGAGAAACCGAGGAAGGTATAGAAAGGAGAGCATTGACAACTCAGGACACTGAAGGAAAAACCATACAAATACTATTCCTTGCCTCCTAAGACTCCACGGGTGGCATTTCTATATCTCGTAATAGCCGTCTTGACGTCGATATAGGGTGCATTCCTCCAGCATTGAAACTCCACAACCAAGAGCGGCAACGAAGAGTGGGCCCAATTTAGGGAAGCTCCATATGGTTGGCGGATGTGATGAGAACTCCGCAACAGTCAGCCATAGCGAGGGGCGAGGGAGCAGAAACATCTCTGTGATCATCGATTGG from Aspergillus oryzae RIB40 DNA, chromosome 1 encodes the following:
- a CDS encoding uncharacterized protein (predicted protein), which produces MGVSYPENQLKEDGSDVVVPSASSIRGTFERLWELIPGARSKNTTSEATSCHLPETTSNRRRASVAEHSLERDEHLTEHLPKVLSRHDDQSEPYPPQETVLYLAYGSNLASKTFLGMRGIKPLSQINVIVPELRLTFDLPGLPYLEPCFAASQFRDASCKGTDTADITDSDLEGDLTSEKTVLISQREHDYLPDDPLVGVVYEVTLTDYARIIATEGGGNGYKDIVIDCYPFAESYDPTEPIPDCPESKPFKAHTLLAPVTSLDEISRRAYAQRTHSFVPRSGPAVRKPGYSQPSARYLNLILTGAAEHNLPVSYRTHLSRVPTYRITTVRQKIGKSIFLVTWGPLMLLMLRLSRILAGPDGRSPHWLMKLSDIIITAMWGSYETIFRPLFGDGERTLE
- a CDS encoding 3-deoxy-7-phosphoheptulonate synthase (3-deoxy-D-arabino-heptulosonate 7-phosphate (DAHP) synthase) codes for the protein MLLDSSNFFIENPNVGDTNHLEDSRIRGYNPLTPPNLLQHEIAMTETSRQTVLQARQEASAVVHGTDTDKRRLLVVVGPCSIHDPEMALEYCDRLLKLKEKYKDELLIVMRAYLEKPRTTVGWKGLINDPDIDNSFKINKGLRTSRQLFVDLTNKGMPIASEMLDTISPQFLADCLSVGAVGARTTESQVHRELASGLSFPVGFKNGTDGSLDVAVDAIGSVKHPHHFLSVTKPGVVSIVGTVGNPDCFVILRGGKKGPNYDAQSIAEAKAKLSAQGMEPRLMVDCSHGNSQKNHKNQPKVAAVLAEQIAAGETAIMGVMIESNINEGNQKVPPEGKAGLKYGVSITDACIHWEDTEAVLENLAQAVRTRKEKLAVNN